A region of the bacterium genome:
TGAGGGTCAGTTACTATGAAAAAGAAGCGTAAGTTATGGAATAGATTGGGATAAGCAGCGCAAGACCCCCCTTCTGAAGTCCAATCAACGCCACCACTGAGGCACAGATGCCTCCTCGGAGGTCATGAGTGTCCCCCGAAGCGTAACTTCAAGGGGTCGCGAAGACCATGGGACTTCTTTCCTAAGCCACCGAGAGAGCCCCCCGGATGGCTTCAAGCAAGTCCTTTCGGTCGAACGGCTTAGACAAAGTGCTAACCGCGCCGATTAACTTTGCCATGCTCAAGTAGTCAGAGGGACCAATCCTTCCTCCACCCGAGATTGCAATGATCCGGCTTTCGGGGTATTCAGCACGTAAACGTCGGATCGTCTCGATACCTTCCTGCTCGGGCATAATGATATCGGTAATCACAAGGTCGGCGGGAGCCGCTTCAAAGCGTCTCATGCACTCCAATCCGTTTGAAGCAACATCAACCTCATAGCCCTCACGTTCCAGCATGCTGCGAAGCATCTGCCTGATGTTCGGGTCGTCATCCACTACAAGAATT
Encoded here:
- a CDS encoding response regulator, producing MARILVVDDDPNIRQMLRSMLEREGYEVDVASNGLECMRRFEAAPADLVITDIIMPEQEGIETIRRLRAEYPESRIIAISGGGRIGPSDYLSMAKLIGAVSTLSKPFDRKDLLEAIRGALSVA